A single Streptomyces sannanensis DNA region contains:
- a CDS encoding NUDIX hydrolase codes for MTSAWLPPEQYIETIARATSYACLYFTDTAGHPFQMRSRNKREIWQWPGGNLESGETPWDGARRECLEETGYDFRGPQKLIGVHFITAGTAWPANHIGFIFDGGHLSDDQLSKIKLTDEHTEWQVKPLDGWRREMSPVNFARLDAINTARRTGTVAYLER; via the coding sequence ATGACGTCGGCCTGGCTGCCGCCCGAGCAGTACATCGAGACGATCGCCCGCGCTACGTCGTACGCCTGCCTGTACTTCACCGACACCGCCGGCCATCCCTTCCAGATGCGCTCGCGCAACAAGAGGGAAATCTGGCAGTGGCCAGGAGGCAACCTGGAGTCGGGTGAAACCCCGTGGGACGGCGCCCGACGCGAGTGCCTGGAAGAGACCGGCTACGACTTCCGAGGTCCGCAGAAGCTCATCGGAGTCCACTTCATCACCGCCGGCACGGCGTGGCCCGCCAATCACATCGGCTTCATCTTCGACGGCGGCCACCTCTCCGATGACCAGCTCAGCAAGATCAAGCTCACCGACGAGCACACCGAATGGCAGGTCAAGCCCCTGGACGGCTGGCGCCGGGAAATGAGTCCGGTCAACTTCGCCCGGCTCGACGCGATCAACACCGCCCGCCGGACCGGCACCGTCGCCTACCTCGAACGCTGA
- a CDS encoding PucR family transcriptional regulator, with protein sequence MVDRSTAEEYLEEYAQVLAAASATGRRLTRDELEALRARGERAAEAGIGLRALVRAHLSAAQEVRPALCGVATGHLLAVVEQAVDAFAEGHERAQRAAIRQQEAARREFIDDLLHGRSDPGRLAERAERFGLLLSYAHAVAVAEGPEPYDDGYPVTRSIESSLLTRFGDRRILLTTKNGRLICVAPGDEPDVLSFFAKQAYAATDGGRVAIGRAHTGVGGVVHSYEEALNALDLAARMDLEDPVLHAADLLVYPVLTRDRQAMADLVLSVLGPLQQARGGAQPLMDTLAVYFDTGCVAAEAARRLSLSVRAMTYRLERIHRLTGADPGDPVNRYTLQTAVVGARLLGWPEEPL encoded by the coding sequence ATGGTGGACCGCAGCACGGCCGAGGAGTATCTGGAGGAGTACGCCCAGGTCCTGGCGGCTGCCAGTGCGACCGGCAGGAGGCTCACCCGCGACGAGCTGGAGGCGCTGCGCGCCCGCGGAGAGCGGGCCGCGGAGGCCGGCATCGGACTGCGTGCCCTGGTCCGCGCTCACCTGTCGGCCGCCCAGGAGGTCCGGCCGGCGCTCTGTGGCGTCGCCACGGGTCATCTGCTCGCCGTCGTGGAGCAGGCCGTGGATGCCTTCGCGGAAGGGCACGAGCGGGCCCAGCGGGCGGCAATCCGCCAACAGGAGGCAGCACGAAGGGAGTTCATCGACGACCTCCTTCATGGACGCAGCGACCCGGGCCGGCTCGCCGAACGGGCCGAACGTTTCGGACTGCTGTTGTCCTATGCACACGCAGTCGCTGTGGCGGAGGGGCCGGAGCCGTACGACGACGGCTACCCGGTCACCCGCAGTATCGAGTCCTCACTCCTGACGCGGTTCGGGGACCGCCGCATCCTGCTCACCACGAAGAACGGCCGGCTGATCTGCGTCGCACCGGGCGACGAGCCGGACGTACTGAGCTTCTTCGCCAAGCAGGCCTACGCGGCCACGGATGGTGGCCGAGTCGCCATCGGGCGGGCCCACACCGGCGTCGGCGGCGTCGTCCACTCGTACGAGGAAGCACTGAACGCCCTTGACCTGGCCGCCCGTATGGACCTGGAGGACCCGGTGCTGCACGCCGCGGATCTCCTGGTGTACCCGGTCCTCACCCGCGATCGGCAGGCGATGGCCGACCTCGTGCTGAGCGTCCTCGGTCCACTGCAGCAGGCGCGTGGGGGAGCGCAGCCCCTCATGGACACCCTTGCCGTCTATTTCGACACCGGCTGCGTGGCCGCCGAGGCCGCACGCCGGCTGTCGCTGAGCGTGCGGGCGATGACGTACCGGCTGGAGCGGATCCACAGACTGACGGGAGCCGACCCCGGTGACCCGGTCAACCGTTACACCCTGCAGACGGCGGTCGTCGGCGCCCGGCTCCTCGGCTGGCCCGAGGAGCCTCTCTGA
- a CDS encoding SPFH domain-containing protein, which yields MDAITLGIGVLVALVLLIAIAMLLVISRLFRKVEQGKALIVSKMRKVDVTFTGQVVLPVLHKAEVMDISVKTIEISRTGRDGLICRDNIRADIRISFFVRVNKTVEDVIKVAQAIGTARASDQATLQELFNAKFSEALKTVGKQLDFTDLYTKRDEFRDRIIQVIGTDLNGYSLEDAAIDYLEQTPLAQLDSSNILDAQGIRKITELTAVEHVRTNEYRQNEQKEITRQNVDAREAILELERRQADAEIKQKRELETVRAREEAETARVVEEERLRAQSAFLRTEEHLGVQRENQAREVAVAAKNRERVIAIENERIEKDRLLEVIARDRETELTRIAAEKEVEAERREIAEVVRERVAVDRTVAEQEESIKRLRAVEEAERLRQAAVIAAEAEAQEQLVKDIKAAEAAEQAAIHRAAEELTLAEARNKAADLDARAKIRLAEGIQAESAAEGLAAVQVREKEADAIAKAGRAEAEATAARLKAEAEGAREKALADATAIGEKLKAEAAGLTEKATAMAALDEASRGHEEYRLRLEAEKDIRLAGLDVQRQVAEAQATVLATGLENADINIVGGESVFLDRLVSSISLGKGVDGFVQHSKTAQALARPWLDGSASFTEDLRNVLGSVSTADVRNLTVSALLMKLMPAGSAQLDELLDKARLLELADVPVSQLADLNGAAQG from the coding sequence ATGGATGCCATCACCCTGGGCATCGGCGTACTCGTCGCCCTTGTCCTGCTCATCGCCATCGCCATGCTGCTCGTGATCAGCCGACTGTTCCGCAAGGTGGAGCAGGGCAAGGCGCTGATCGTGTCGAAGATGCGCAAGGTCGACGTGACCTTCACCGGTCAGGTCGTCCTGCCGGTCCTGCACAAGGCCGAGGTCATGGACATCTCGGTGAAGACCATCGAGATCTCGCGTACCGGGCGGGACGGTCTGATCTGCCGTGACAACATCCGGGCCGACATCCGCATCTCGTTCTTCGTCCGGGTCAACAAGACCGTCGAGGACGTCATCAAGGTCGCCCAGGCCATCGGCACGGCACGGGCCAGCGACCAGGCCACGCTGCAGGAGCTTTTCAACGCGAAGTTCTCCGAGGCACTCAAGACCGTCGGCAAGCAGCTTGACTTCACCGACCTCTACACCAAGCGCGACGAGTTCCGCGACCGCATCATCCAGGTCATCGGCACCGACCTCAACGGCTACAGCCTGGAGGACGCGGCGATCGACTACCTGGAGCAGACACCGCTGGCGCAGCTGGACTCGAGCAACATCCTCGACGCCCAGGGCATTCGGAAGATCACCGAACTGACCGCCGTGGAGCATGTGCGGACCAACGAGTACCGGCAGAACGAGCAGAAGGAGATCACCCGGCAGAACGTCGACGCCCGCGAGGCGATCCTCGAGCTGGAGCGCCGTCAGGCGGACGCCGAGATCAAGCAGAAGCGGGAGCTCGAGACCGTGCGGGCCCGGGAGGAGGCCGAGACCGCCCGTGTGGTGGAGGAGGAGCGGCTGCGGGCGCAGAGCGCCTTCCTCCGGACCGAGGAGCACCTCGGCGTGCAGCGGGAGAACCAGGCCCGCGAGGTCGCTGTGGCGGCGAAGAACCGGGAGCGGGTCATCGCCATCGAGAACGAGCGCATCGAGAAGGACCGCCTCCTGGAGGTCATCGCCCGCGACCGCGAGACCGAGCTGACCCGTATCGCGGCCGAGAAGGAGGTCGAGGCGGAGCGCAGGGAGATCGCCGAGGTCGTCCGGGAGCGCGTCGCGGTCGACCGCACGGTCGCCGAGCAGGAGGAGTCCATCAAGCGGCTGCGCGCGGTCGAGGAGGCCGAGCGGCTGCGCCAGGCCGCTGTCATCGCCGCCGAAGCCGAGGCCCAGGAGCAGCTGGTCAAGGACATCAAGGCCGCGGAGGCCGCCGAGCAGGCCGCGATCCACAGGGCGGCGGAGGAACTCACCCTCGCCGAGGCCCGTAACAAGGCCGCGGACCTGGACGCCCGCGCGAAGATCCGGCTCGCGGAGGGAATCCAGGCGGAGTCCGCGGCCGAGGGTCTCGCCGCCGTCCAGGTCCGGGAGAAGGAAGCCGACGCCATCGCGAAAGCCGGCCGTGCCGAGGCCGAAGCCACCGCCGCACGGCTGAAGGCCGAGGCAGAAGGCGCCCGCGAGAAGGCCCTCGCGGACGCGACGGCGATCGGTGAGAAGCTCAAGGCCGAGGCGGCGGGCCTCACCGAGAAGGCCACGGCGATGGCCGCACTGGACGAGGCGTCCCGCGGGCACGAGGAGTACCGGCTGCGGCTGGAGGCGGAGAAGGACATCCGGCTTGCCGGGCTCGACGTCCAGCGACAGGTCGCCGAGGCGCAGGCCACCGTGCTCGCCACCGGCCTGGAGAACGCGGACATCAACATCGTCGGCGGCGAGTCGGTCTTCCTGGATCGTCTCGTGTCCTCGATCTCTCTCGGCAAGGGCGTCGACGGCTTCGTCCAGCACTCCAAGACCGCACAGGCCCTCGCCAGGCCGTGGCTGGACGGTTCCGCGTCCTTCACCGAGGACCTGAGGAACGTGCTCGGGTCGGTCTCCACCGCCGACGTACGGAACCTGACCGTCTCCGCCCTGCTGATGAAGCTCATGCCGGCCGGGTCCGCCCAACTCGACGAGCTCCTGGACAAGGCGCGTCTGCTGGAACTGGCCGACGTGCCCGTGTCCCAGCTCGCCGACCTGAACGGCGCGGCCCAAGGCTGA
- a CDS encoding DNA repair ATPase → METETRVDEGTYEVLRVRLAAQATELARRAEALNTARIAEFGSTELALTGTGQLRSEQGLVVSDAVAVGDCLLLGHHTPAGSGEETAVGDVFTLYDRDLKRLAGEGVPGLLDDPDFRREFEALHRYYRGARLRRLRIVDGRLLAVFCTGEHADDIRVLRWSLSPAGAPRFLDAQGERDHLLAPADDITWVQTTRDDHIAGRHPRIRLAGAVSVSTLGGTLTVLAGEEALFSEPVDEPLQSLADAEVAYAVVGALLLLRIRPYQEESRRHLVVNALTRSVVRLDGIGQSCRRLPDNQGIVFPGGYCLATGTVRTFDIDTAGLAFEHTVRSPNGEDVLYAFHSPASGRTVLLPYNLIRKEVATPLVCGGYALFDDGALATLYETSDEPARVHPVRLWQTPYISDVYAATVPAGHGHLARIGNADLVRGISDCLAVARQVSDARATEELYEALVESCTRTVDRHPWLGEPETGDPRSLLEEVRATAGQVLAEFRTVQALTHQAAEAFTEAAESIQRLDRRLRAETAGTAEEWTDRITELRRAQGRLVSLAEMRYADTGAIAALAEDVEDRVASTAHRAIGFLQREDAFADHHARVRSLTAAAEAITTVAEAAPVTERLDQQTSALRTLTEVVAGLDGGDATARTAILENITDVVGGLNRARATVDARRRELLEGEKRASFTAEFALLGQSVTGALAAADTPESCDEQLSRLLHQVDSLESRFADHDRFLAEIADKRTEIHDAFSARKQALTDARARRAERLATSAGRVLETITRQVTLLESIEAVHTYFTSDPMVEKVRRTVGELRDLGDVVRAEELEGRIKAAREEARRAVRDRTELFADGGSTIRLGAHVFAVNTQPCELTLVPQNGGAMAFALTGTDYRAPVADPEFAATRAHWDQTLPSENDDVYRAEYLAARLIAEHGAEYLAAADLPSLVRRAAEAAYDEGYERGVHDHDATGILAAFLQLHERAGLLRYPAADRAAAQLFWAHRATPDTRRAWAREAASLVRARETFGAAPTLDALRADMTDAGLTAHAAEYLVEELATGESFTTSTTAHTLLDKFRRTVGSTPYADDISALLATGDHTGAQRLAEGWLTSYATTCGEDVDPGDLAEAVAIEICPGLGRHDVDAPLTTTVDGLLGTHPRIDRRTLRLRLDEFLARTGHFAQDVAPGFRAYQRRRHSLLAAERRRLRLAEYHPRVMSSFVRNRLVDEVYLPLVGDSLARQLGAAGDSKRTDNSGLLLLLSPPGYGKTTLMEYVADRLGLLLVKVDGPALGHGVTSLDPAAAPNTAARQELEKIDFALAAGNNVMLYVDDIQHTSSELLQKFIPLCDTTRTLNGHDLRGKRFAVCMAGNPYTESGQLFRIPDMLANRADVWNLGDVLTGREAAFAMSFVENALASHPVLAPLAGRDRADLELLVRLAAGDPAANPDRLTGPYAPAELDRVLAVLRHLLTARETVLAVNAAYMASAARTDTTRTEPAFLLQGSYRNMNKIAARISPVMNDTELAAVIDDHYAAEAHTLTTGAEANLLKLAALRGTLTEEQAARWAAITAAHVRTQALGDRGDDPLARAVNALGLLADRVAAVETAIIRATGPRPAPGHPSGRHAAPPNDVRHP, encoded by the coding sequence ATGGAGACGGAGACCCGGGTGGACGAAGGGACGTACGAGGTGCTGCGCGTCCGCCTCGCCGCTCAGGCCACCGAGCTCGCTCGACGCGCAGAGGCGCTCAACACCGCACGAATCGCCGAGTTCGGCTCCACCGAGCTCGCCCTCACCGGAACCGGACAGCTCCGGTCGGAACAGGGCCTCGTGGTGAGCGACGCCGTCGCTGTCGGCGACTGTCTCCTGCTGGGGCATCACACCCCTGCGGGGTCCGGAGAGGAGACCGCGGTCGGCGACGTCTTCACTCTCTACGACCGTGATCTGAAGCGGCTCGCCGGGGAGGGGGTGCCGGGCCTGCTCGACGACCCGGACTTCCGCCGGGAATTCGAGGCGCTGCACCGTTATTACCGCGGCGCGCGTCTGCGCCGGCTGCGCATCGTCGACGGCAGACTGCTGGCCGTCTTCTGCACGGGTGAGCACGCGGACGACATCCGCGTGCTGCGCTGGTCCCTGTCCCCGGCAGGAGCGCCGCGTTTCCTGGACGCCCAAGGCGAAAGGGACCATCTCCTCGCACCCGCCGACGACATCACCTGGGTGCAGACGACCCGCGACGACCACATTGCGGGCCGGCACCCGCGCATCCGCCTGGCCGGCGCGGTGTCCGTCTCGACGCTCGGGGGCACGCTGACCGTACTGGCCGGTGAGGAGGCCCTCTTCAGCGAACCGGTCGACGAGCCCCTGCAGTCACTGGCCGACGCCGAGGTGGCGTACGCGGTGGTCGGCGCCCTGCTCCTGCTGCGCATCCGCCCGTACCAGGAGGAGTCCCGCCGCCACCTGGTCGTCAACGCTCTGACGCGATCAGTGGTCCGGCTGGACGGCATCGGACAGTCCTGCCGCCGTCTGCCGGACAACCAGGGCATCGTCTTCCCGGGCGGCTACTGCCTCGCCACAGGCACGGTGAGGACCTTCGACATCGATACGGCCGGACTGGCGTTCGAGCACACCGTCAGGTCCCCCAACGGCGAAGACGTTCTCTACGCCTTCCACTCCCCCGCGTCGGGCCGCACCGTGCTGCTCCCGTACAACCTGATCCGCAAGGAGGTCGCCACCCCGCTCGTATGCGGCGGATACGCGCTGTTCGACGACGGGGCTCTCGCCACCCTGTACGAGACATCCGACGAGCCCGCGCGCGTACACCCCGTGCGGCTGTGGCAGACCCCTTACATCTCTGACGTGTACGCGGCAACCGTCCCGGCCGGCCATGGGCATCTGGCGCGGATCGGCAATGCCGACCTCGTGCGCGGCATCTCCGACTGCCTCGCCGTCGCGCGGCAGGTCTCCGACGCCCGGGCCACGGAGGAGCTCTACGAGGCGCTCGTCGAATCCTGCACGAGGACCGTCGACCGGCACCCCTGGCTGGGCGAGCCGGAGACGGGCGACCCGCGCAGCCTGCTGGAGGAGGTGCGCGCCACCGCGGGCCAGGTGCTGGCGGAGTTCAGGACCGTACAGGCCCTGACCCATCAGGCCGCCGAGGCGTTTACCGAGGCCGCGGAGAGCATTCAACGACTGGACCGGCGTCTGCGCGCCGAGACTGCCGGCACGGCCGAGGAGTGGACCGACCGCATCACGGAACTCCGCCGCGCCCAGGGCCGGCTGGTGAGTCTGGCGGAGATGCGGTACGCGGACACGGGCGCCATCGCGGCACTGGCCGAGGACGTCGAGGATCGCGTCGCATCCACCGCACACCGCGCGATCGGCTTCCTCCAGCGCGAGGACGCCTTCGCCGACCACCACGCACGGGTACGAAGCCTGACCGCCGCGGCGGAGGCGATCACCACCGTCGCCGAAGCCGCCCCGGTCACCGAACGGCTGGACCAGCAGACGTCCGCGCTCCGGACACTGACCGAGGTCGTCGCCGGACTGGACGGCGGCGACGCCACCGCCCGCACGGCCATCCTGGAAAACATCACTGACGTCGTCGGCGGTCTCAACCGTGCCCGCGCCACCGTCGACGCCCGTCGCCGCGAACTCCTGGAGGGCGAGAAGCGGGCATCCTTCACCGCCGAGTTCGCTCTGCTCGGCCAGTCCGTGACAGGCGCCCTCGCCGCCGCCGACACTCCGGAGTCCTGCGACGAACAACTCTCGAGGCTGCTGCACCAGGTCGACAGCCTGGAGTCACGCTTCGCCGACCACGACCGCTTCCTCGCCGAGATCGCCGACAAGCGGACCGAGATCCACGATGCCTTCTCCGCACGCAAGCAAGCCCTGACGGACGCCCGCGCCAGGCGAGCAGAACGCCTCGCCACCTCCGCCGGGCGCGTCCTGGAGACCATCACCCGTCAGGTGACCCTGCTCGAGAGCATCGAGGCGGTCCACACGTACTTCACCTCCGACCCCATGGTGGAGAAGGTCCGCCGCACAGTCGGCGAACTGCGCGACCTCGGCGACGTGGTCCGGGCCGAGGAGTTGGAGGGAAGGATCAAGGCCGCCCGCGAGGAGGCACGCCGAGCGGTACGGGACCGTACCGAACTGTTCGCCGACGGGGGCAGCACCATCCGGCTGGGTGCGCACGTGTTCGCCGTCAACACCCAGCCCTGCGAACTCACCCTGGTTCCGCAGAACGGCGGCGCCATGGCGTTCGCACTGACCGGCACCGACTACCGTGCCCCCGTCGCGGACCCCGAGTTCGCGGCCACGCGGGCCCACTGGGACCAGACGCTGCCGTCCGAGAACGACGACGTCTACCGGGCCGAGTACCTCGCTGCCCGCCTGATCGCCGAGCACGGCGCCGAGTACCTCGCCGCGGCCGACCTGCCGAGCCTGGTGCGGCGGGCCGCCGAGGCCGCGTACGACGAGGGGTACGAGCGCGGCGTCCACGACCACGACGCAACAGGAATCCTCGCAGCCTTCCTCCAGCTCCACGAGCGGGCCGGGCTGCTGCGCTACCCAGCCGCCGACCGCGCCGCCGCCCAGCTCTTCTGGGCGCACCGGGCGACACCCGATACCCGGCGGGCCTGGGCCCGCGAGGCCGCGTCACTGGTGCGGGCACGGGAGACCTTCGGCGCCGCCCCGACACTGGACGCGCTGCGTGCCGACATGACCGACGCGGGCCTCACCGCTCACGCCGCCGAGTACCTCGTCGAGGAGCTGGCAACCGGCGAATCCTTCACGACGAGCACCACGGCCCACACCCTGCTCGACAAGTTCCGCAGGACCGTCGGCTCCACGCCCTACGCGGACGACATCAGCGCCCTCCTCGCGACCGGTGACCACACCGGCGCGCAGCGGCTGGCCGAAGGCTGGCTGACCTCGTACGCGACCACGTGCGGGGAGGACGTCGACCCCGGTGACCTGGCCGAAGCCGTCGCGATCGAGATATGCCCCGGCCTCGGGCGCCACGATGTCGACGCGCCGCTCACCACCACGGTCGACGGCCTCCTCGGCACCCACCCACGCATCGACCGGCGCACCCTGCGCCTACGGCTCGACGAATTCCTGGCCCGCACCGGCCACTTCGCGCAGGATGTGGCCCCCGGCTTCCGCGCCTACCAGCGGCGCAGGCACTCCCTCCTCGCAGCCGAGCGTCGCCGCCTGCGCCTGGCCGAGTACCACCCGCGGGTCATGTCCTCCTTCGTACGCAACCGCCTCGTGGACGAGGTCTACCTCCCTCTCGTCGGCGACAGTCTCGCCCGCCAGCTCGGCGCCGCCGGGGACTCCAAGCGCACCGACAACAGCGGCCTGTTGCTCCTCCTCTCCCCGCCCGGCTACGGCAAGACAACCCTCATGGAATACGTCGCCGACCGCCTCGGCCTGCTGCTGGTGAAGGTGGACGGCCCGGCACTCGGCCACGGCGTCACCTCCCTCGACCCTGCCGCGGCACCGAACACCGCCGCTCGTCAGGAGCTCGAAAAAATCGACTTCGCGCTGGCCGCGGGCAACAACGTCATGCTGTACGTCGACGACATCCAGCACACCTCGTCCGAGCTGCTGCAGAAGTTCATCCCTCTGTGCGACACCACCCGCACACTGAACGGCCATGACCTGCGCGGCAAGCGCTTCGCCGTCTGCATGGCCGGCAACCCCTACACCGAGTCCGGTCAGCTCTTCCGCATCCCCGACATGCTTGCCAACCGCGCCGACGTGTGGAACCTCGGCGACGTCCTGACCGGCAGGGAGGCCGCCTTCGCCATGAGCTTCGTCGAGAACGCCCTGGCCTCCCACCCCGTCCTCGCCCCACTGGCCGGACGAGACCGCGCCGACCTCGAACTCCTGGTCCGCCTGGCCGCCGGCGACCCGGCCGCCAACCCGGACCGGCTCACGGGTCCCTACGCGCCGGCCGAACTCGACCGTGTGCTCGCCGTGTTGCGCCATCTGCTCACGGCCCGCGAAACGGTCCTCGCCGTGAACGCCGCGTACATGGCCTCCGCCGCCCGGACCGACACGACCCGCACCGAGCCCGCTTTCCTCCTCCAGGGCTCCTACCGCAACATGAACAAGATCGCCGCCCGTATCTCTCCCGTCATGAACGACACGGAACTGGCCGCCGTGATCGACGACCACTACGCAGCCGAGGCCCACACGCTGACGACCGGAGCCGAGGCCAACCTCCTCAAGCTGGCCGCCCTGCGCGGCACCCTCACCGAAGAGCAGGCTGCCCGCTGGGCCGCCATCACGGCTGCCCACGTACGCACTCAGGCCCTCGGCGACCGTGGCGACGACCCTCTCGCCCGAGCGGTCAACGCCCTCGGCCTGCTCGCCGACCGTGTCGCCGCCGTCGAAACAGCCATCATTCGCGCGACAGGCCCACGGCCGGCGCCCGGCCACCCGTCCGGACGCCACGCCGCCCCACCGAACGACGTTCGGCACCCCTGA
- a CDS encoding DUF6624 domain-containing protein, with translation MDMAAADHSASAGANSDDPAEQLAWRCLTARHGDRLNEIMDEYGWPTAELVGEEAARGAWLIAQHADRQLDVQRCALRLMQRAVDEGSAGRRELAFLRDRTLVNEGRRQIYGTQIAGVRNGSPIPWPCEEPERMDELRQEAGIEPFDEYVAKFSVA, from the coding sequence ATGGACATGGCTGCCGCGGACCACAGTGCCTCGGCCGGCGCGAACAGCGACGACCCGGCCGAGCAGCTGGCCTGGCGTTGCCTGACCGCCCGGCACGGTGACCGGCTGAACGAAATCATGGACGAGTACGGCTGGCCGACGGCGGAACTCGTCGGCGAGGAGGCCGCCCGTGGGGCGTGGCTGATCGCTCAGCATGCCGACCGGCAGCTCGATGTGCAGCGGTGTGCGCTGAGGCTGATGCAGAGGGCGGTAGACGAAGGCTCAGCCGGCCGTCGCGAGCTGGCCTTTCTCCGTGATCGCACGCTGGTCAACGAGGGGCGCCGGCAGATCTACGGCACGCAGATCGCCGGCGTGAGGAACGGTTCGCCTATTCCTTGGCCCTGCGAAGAGCCCGAGCGTATGGACGAACTGCGCCAGGAAGCGGGCATCGAGCCCTTCGACGAATACGTCGCCAAGTTCTCGGTCGCCTGA
- a CDS encoding RBBP9/YdeN family alpha/beta hydrolase: MSLTAPPTVVIVPGLRDHVPDHWQTILADKIANARTVPPLTDDRLSCDAQVAALEGVLSDISGPVVLAAHSAGVMTTVHWARRHRRPVEGALLAAPPDFDTPLPEGYPTQDALHANGWTPVPRTPLPFPSIVAASTNDPLADFARVAGLARVWGSRLVDLGPVGHLNPAAGYGEWPRAEELIRELVRASSDMTA, from the coding sequence ATGAGCCTCACCGCACCGCCGACGGTCGTGATCGTCCCCGGTCTGCGCGATCATGTGCCGGACCACTGGCAGACCATCCTTGCCGACAAGATCGCCAACGCCCGTACGGTGCCGCCGCTGACCGACGACAGGCTCAGCTGTGACGCCCAGGTCGCCGCCTTGGAAGGAGTGCTGTCGGACATCTCCGGGCCGGTTGTACTGGCGGCCCACAGCGCGGGCGTGATGACCACCGTGCACTGGGCGCGACGACACCGCCGTCCGGTCGAGGGAGCGCTGCTGGCGGCGCCGCCGGACTTCGACACGCCGCTGCCGGAGGGATACCCCACTCAGGATGCCCTGCACGCGAACGGCTGGACGCCCGTGCCGCGGACACCACTGCCCTTCCCCAGCATCGTCGCGGCGAGCACGAACGACCCACTGGCCGATTTCGCACGCGTCGCCGGTCTCGCCCGAGTATGGGGCAGCCGCCTCGTGGACCTCGGCCCGGTCGGGCACCTCAACCCAGCCGCCGGTTACGGCGAATGGCCTCGGGCGGAGGAGCTCATCCGTGAGCTCGTACGGGCCTCGTCCGACATGACTGCCTGA
- a CDS encoding MFS transporter, with the protein MGLHTVGTAVPGTSPAGPVVSRRYAWLVFALSFALLLSDYMSRQVLNAVFPLLKAEWLLSDAQLGSLSGIVALMVGVLTFPLSLLADRWGRVRSLVIAAMVWSLATLGCAVSASYDQMFLGRFMVGVGEAAYGSVGIAVVLSVFPVALRATLSGAFIAGGAFGSVLGVSIGGVVAQHLGWRWAFGIMGIFGIALAAIYRIMVTEKRLGSAVGGRGGTPGEHAGLRTLLPRLFSSVSVVCAYIGSGLQMFVAMALLAWMPSFLNRSYDMPPAKAGLIAGVFALITGIGMIGGGIVSDRLSRKAGARKWTVAIVCSLGSLVLLTAGFQLPAGPPQLVLIAAGTLLSNATAGPAAAMVANLTPTAIAATAMATLTLANSLLGLAPGPAVTGMLADRMGLHGALQVVPLVALAGSVAFTIGKSSYEKDLRRLGLLPDAALMNPEPQT; encoded by the coding sequence ATGGGACTTCACACTGTCGGCACGGCCGTGCCGGGCACGTCTCCCGCCGGACCGGTCGTATCCCGAAGGTATGCCTGGCTGGTGTTCGCGCTGAGTTTCGCGCTCCTGCTGTCCGACTACATGTCACGGCAGGTCCTCAATGCGGTCTTCCCCCTGCTGAAGGCGGAGTGGCTGCTCTCCGATGCCCAATTGGGCTCTCTCAGCGGCATCGTGGCCCTGATGGTGGGTGTGCTCACCTTCCCCCTGTCGCTCCTGGCGGACCGCTGGGGCAGGGTGAGGAGCCTGGTGATCGCCGCCATGGTGTGGAGTCTCGCGACTCTGGGCTGCGCGGTGTCGGCGAGCTACGACCAGATGTTCCTGGGGCGGTTCATGGTCGGCGTAGGAGAGGCCGCCTACGGAAGCGTCGGCATCGCGGTGGTCCTGAGCGTCTTCCCCGTCGCTCTCCGGGCCACGCTCTCCGGAGCATTCATCGCGGGAGGCGCCTTCGGATCCGTGCTGGGCGTGTCGATCGGCGGCGTCGTCGCCCAGCACCTGGGCTGGCGCTGGGCGTTCGGCATCATGGGGATCTTCGGGATCGCACTGGCCGCGATATACCGCATCATGGTCACCGAGAAGCGGCTGGGCTCAGCCGTCGGCGGTCGTGGAGGCACGCCCGGTGAACACGCGGGCCTGCGGACCCTGCTGCCGCGGTTGTTCTCCTCGGTCTCCGTGGTGTGCGCCTACATCGGCAGCGGACTGCAGATGTTCGTCGCGATGGCCCTGCTCGCCTGGATGCCCAGCTTCCTCAACCGCTCCTACGACATGCCTCCCGCGAAGGCGGGCCTGATAGCCGGGGTCTTCGCACTGATCACCGGCATCGGCATGATCGGCGGCGGTATCGTGTCGGACCGCCTCAGCCGGAAGGCCGGGGCCAGGAAGTGGACCGTCGCGATCGTCTGCAGTCTCGGGTCGCTCGTGCTGCTGACGGCCGGCTTCCAGTTGCCGGCCGGCCCGCCGCAACTCGTACTGATCGCCGCCGGAACACTGCTGTCCAATGCCACAGCCGGACCGGCAGCCGCCATGGTGGCGAATCTGACGCCCACCGCCATCGCGGCGACGGCCATGGCCACGCTCACCCTGGCCAACAGCCTGCTCGGGCTCGCCCCGGGGCCCGCTGTGACGGGCATGCTCGCGGACCGCATGGGCCTGCACGGCGCACTCCAGGTGGTCCCGCTCGTCGCGCTGGCCGGCAGCGTGGCCTTCACCATCGGCAAGTCGTCCTACGAAAAAGATCTGCGCCGCCTGGGACTGCTCCCCGACGCGGCGCTCATGAACCCGGAGCCGCAGACATGA